The Aeromicrobium sp. Leaf245 genome includes a region encoding these proteins:
- the rpsD gene encoding 30S ribosomal protein S4 → MARYTGPLTKKSRRLGVDLVGGDAAFERRPYPPGMHGRARIKESEYRTQLQEKQKARYTYGVLEKQFRKYYENAHRKPGKTGDNLLSLLESRLDNVVYRAGLARTRRHARQLVTHGHFIVNGVKTNIPSFQVSKHDIIDVKPKSLETTPFIVARETHDKDTVPGWLDVDPDRGRILVHQRPVREQITVPIQEQLIVEFYSKI, encoded by the coding sequence ATGGCCCGTTACACCGGACCTCTCACCAAGAAGTCGCGCCGTCTCGGCGTCGACCTCGTCGGTGGCGACGCCGCGTTCGAGCGTCGTCCCTACCCCCCGGGCATGCACGGTCGTGCCCGCATCAAGGAGTCGGAGTACCGCACCCAGCTGCAGGAGAAGCAGAAGGCGCGCTACACCTACGGCGTCCTCGAGAAGCAGTTCCGCAAGTACTACGAGAACGCGCACCGCAAGCCCGGCAAGACCGGTGACAACCTGCTGAGCCTGCTCGAGAGCCGGCTCGACAACGTCGTCTACCGTGCCGGCCTGGCCCGCACCCGTCGCCACGCGCGCCAGCTCGTGACGCACGGACACTTCATCGTCAACGGCGTGAAGACGAACATCCCGTCCTTCCAGGTCAGCAAGCACGACATCATCGATGTCAAGCCCAAGAGCCTGGAGACGACGCCGTTCATCGTCGCCCGTGAGACGCACGACAAGGACACCGTTCCCGGCTGGCTCGACGTCGATCCCGATCGTGGTCGGATCCTGGTGCACCAGCGCCCGGTCCGCGAGCAGATCACCGTCCCCATCCAGGAGCAGCTGATCGTGGAGTTCTACTCCAAGATCTGA
- a CDS encoding DNA-directed RNA polymerase subunit alpha: protein MLIAQRPVLTEEVVADNRSRFVIEPLEPGFGYTLGNSLRRTLLSSIPGASVTSIKIDGIQHEFSTVPGVTEDVTEIILNLKNLVVSSEHDEPFVMVLRKQGAGVATAADIEAPAGVEVHNPDLHIATLNDKASLEIELVVERGRGYVSAVQNKTGDEEIGRMPIDSIYSPVLKVTYKVEATRVEQRTDFDKLIIDVETKSSMAPRDAIASAGSTLVELFGLARELNVEAEGIDIGPSPVDEQLAADLALPIEDLNFTVRSYNCLKREGIHSVGELITRSEQDLLDIRNFGSKSIDEVKAKLAEMGLALKDSPAGFDPSAVLDSYDDDASFAEDEQY from the coding sequence ATGCTCATCGCACAGCGCCCCGTCCTGACCGAAGAGGTCGTCGCCGACAACCGTTCGCGGTTCGTCATCGAGCCTCTCGAGCCCGGCTTCGGCTACACCCTCGGCAACTCGCTGCGCCGCACGCTCCTCAGCTCCATCCCGGGCGCGTCGGTCACGTCGATCAAGATCGACGGCATCCAGCACGAGTTCTCCACCGTCCCCGGTGTCACCGAGGACGTCACCGAGATCATCCTCAACCTCAAGAACCTGGTCGTCTCCTCCGAGCACGACGAGCCGTTCGTCATGGTCCTGCGCAAGCAGGGTGCCGGTGTGGCCACCGCGGCCGACATCGAGGCCCCCGCGGGCGTCGAGGTCCACAACCCCGACCTGCACATCGCCACGCTGAACGACAAGGCCAGCCTGGAGATCGAGCTCGTCGTGGAGCGTGGCCGTGGCTACGTCTCGGCGGTGCAGAACAAGACCGGCGACGAGGAGATCGGCCGCATGCCGATCGACTCGATCTACAGCCCCGTCCTCAAGGTCACCTACAAGGTCGAGGCCACCCGAGTCGAGCAGCGCACCGACTTCGACAAGCTGATCATCGACGTCGAGACGAAGTCGTCGATGGCGCCGCGTGACGCGATCGCGTCGGCCGGCTCGACCCTGGTCGAGCTGTTCGGCCTGGCTCGTGAGCTCAACGTCGAGGCCGAGGGCATCGACATCGGCCCGTCGCCCGTCGACGAGCAGCTCGCCGCCGACCTCGCCCTGCCGATCGAGGACCTGAACTTCACGGTCCGCTCGTACAACTGCCTCAAGCGCGAGGGCATCCACTCCGTGGGTGAGCTCATCACGCGCTCGGAGCAGGACCTGCTCGACATCCGCAACTTCGGCTCGAAGTCGATCGACGAGGTCAAGGCCAAGCTGGCCGAGATGGGCCTGGCCCTCAAGGACAGCCCGGCCGGGTTCGACCCGTCGGCCGTGCTCGACTCCTACGACGACGACGCCAGCTTCGCCGAGGACGAGCAGTACTGA
- the rplQ gene encoding 50S ribosomal protein L17, translated as MPTPTKGARLGGSPSHQRLILANLATALFEHGRITTTEAKARRLRPYAEQLITKAKTDTVANRRQVVKVVRDKSVLHTLFTEIGPAMASRPGGYTRITKIGPRKGDNAPMAVIEIVEAKEFAAQATAPAAAPAAAPVEDETPAVNASDDAEQVETDVVAGAPATESETEPATSEDVEAAAEAVDETSTDEAATSEGTDKA; from the coding sequence ATGCCCACGCCCACCAAGGGAGCCCGCCTCGGCGGCAGCCCGTCGCACCAGCGCCTGATCCTGGCCAACCTCGCGACGGCTCTGTTCGAGCACGGCCGGATCACCACCACCGAGGCCAAGGCCCGCCGTCTGCGGCCCTACGCCGAGCAGCTCATCACCAAGGCCAAGACCGACACGGTGGCCAACCGCCGCCAGGTCGTCAAGGTCGTGCGTGACAAGAGCGTCCTGCACACCCTGTTCACCGAGATCGGTCCCGCCATGGCGAGCCGTCCCGGCGGCTACACGCGCATCACGAAGATCGGTCCGCGCAAGGGCGACAACGCCCCCATGGCCGTCATCGAGATCGTCGAGGCCAAGGAGTTCGCCGCGCAGGCGACCGCTCCTGCCGCTGCACCCGCCGCGGCTCCGGTCGAGGACGAGACCCCCGCGGTGAACGCGTCCGACGACGCCGAGCAGGTCGAGACCGACGTCGTTGCCGGTGCTCCGGCCACGGAGTCCGAGACCGAGCCGGCCACCTCCGAGGACGTCGAGGCTGCGGCCGAGGCCGTCGACGAGACGAGCACCGACGAGGCTGCGACCTCCGAGGGCACCGACAAGGCCTGA
- a CDS encoding class I SAM-dependent methyltransferase yields the protein MTGHYFDDRPSGADDRRSVRFDAWQHTFTCTTSGGVFSADHLDHATRILLDSAGPPSGTVLDLGCGWGPISCAVAAASPSATVWAVDVNERARELTRLNAAAAGAADRVHVAAPDEVPADLRFDALWSNPPIRIGKQALHDLLQHWLARLSDDGHARLVVGKNLGADSLQRWLTDQGWPTERTASSKGFRVLTVRRGEH from the coding sequence GTGACCGGGCACTACTTCGACGACCGGCCCTCCGGGGCCGACGACCGCCGGAGCGTGCGCTTCGACGCCTGGCAGCACACGTTCACGTGCACCACGAGTGGCGGAGTCTTCTCCGCCGACCACCTCGACCACGCCACGCGGATCCTGCTCGACTCGGCGGGTCCGCCCAGCGGCACGGTGCTCGACCTCGGGTGCGGGTGGGGGCCGATCAGCTGTGCGGTCGCTGCCGCGTCGCCCTCGGCGACCGTCTGGGCGGTCGACGTGAACGAGCGCGCCCGCGAGCTGACCCGCCTGAACGCCGCGGCGGCCGGCGCGGCCGACCGCGTGCACGTGGCCGCTCCCGACGAGGTGCCCGCCGACCTGCGGTTCGACGCCCTGTGGTCGAACCCGCCGATCCGCATCGGCAAGCAGGCCCTGCACGACCTGCTCCAGCACTGGCTGGCGCGGCTCAGCGACGACGGTCACGCCCGCCTGGTGGTGGGCAAGAACCTCGGTGCCGACAGCCTGCAGCGCTGGCTCACCGACCAGGGCTGGCCCACCGAGCGCACGGCCAGCAGCAAGGGCTTCCGCGTGCTGACCGTGCGCCGCGGGGAGCACTGA
- a CDS encoding endo alpha-1,4 polygalactosaminidase — translation MPTSPRRCASTRLRAPRPVGARLVGACLVVALTVACSAQGAPAAPPATPSATAPVPLPRDAVVDYQLGGSYRPAADVTVVVRDRTEKPDPTRYSVCYVNAFQTQPGQLGWWKKHHPTLLLKRQGVLVRDPGWPDEVLLDQRTAAKRAAIVSIVSGWFRGCAKAGYDAIEADNLDAWTRSRSLLTRAQTTSTAKGLVRAAHATGLAIAQKNTPEIDGRALGFDFAVAEECEVYRECGDYTRLYGRGVVEIEYTDNGRAAYARACRQRAGDHPITLRDRDVVPRGARGHVFQHC, via the coding sequence GTGCCGACCTCCCCCCGCCGCTGCGCCTCGACACGCCTCCGCGCGCCACGCCCCGTCGGTGCCCGCCTCGTCGGCGCCTGCCTCGTGGTCGCCCTGACGGTTGCCTGCTCGGCACAGGGCGCGCCCGCCGCCCCGCCGGCGACACCGTCGGCCACCGCTCCTGTCCCGCTGCCGCGCGACGCCGTCGTCGACTACCAGCTCGGGGGCTCGTACCGCCCCGCGGCCGACGTCACCGTGGTCGTGCGCGACCGCACCGAGAAGCCCGATCCCACCCGGTACTCGGTCTGCTACGTCAACGCCTTCCAGACGCAGCCCGGACAGCTCGGCTGGTGGAAGAAGCACCACCCGACCCTGCTGCTGAAGCGCCAGGGCGTCCTCGTGCGCGACCCGGGCTGGCCCGACGAGGTGCTGCTGGACCAGCGCACCGCCGCGAAGCGCGCCGCCATCGTCTCGATCGTCTCCGGCTGGTTCCGCGGGTGCGCGAAGGCCGGGTACGACGCGATCGAGGCCGACAACCTCGACGCCTGGACCCGCTCGCGCTCCCTCCTCACCCGGGCACAGACGACGTCGACGGCGAAGGGACTCGTCCGCGCCGCCCACGCGACAGGGCTGGCGATCGCGCAGAAGAACACGCCCGAGATCGACGGCCGCGCCCTCGGCTTCGACTTCGCGGTGGCCGAGGAGTGCGAGGTGTACCGCGAGTGCGGCGACTACACGCGGCTCTACGGGCGCGGCGTCGTCGAGATCGAGTACACCGACAACGGTCGGGCGGCCTACGCGCGTGCCTGCCGCCAGCGAGCCGGCGACCACCCCATCACGCTCCGCGACCGCGACGTGGTGCCTCGTGGCGCGCGCGGCCACGTGTTCCAGCACTGCTGA
- the truA gene encoding tRNA pseudouridine(38-40) synthase TruA translates to MRLRLDLSYDGAGFRGWAAQPGLRTVQETVETSIATVLRLEERPSLTCAGRTDAGVHARGQVAHVDLDDTVQPDQLARRLRRILPDDVVVHAVTAAPDGFDARFAAVERRYAYRLQDQPGRLDPLARAHVVAWPKPLDVEAMNAAGVLLTGEHDFAAFCRRREGATTIRTLLELTTTRSPGDGLLVTTVRADAFCHSMVRALMGALVAVGGGRYEPSWARDVLRTGERDPRVKVMPAHGLVLEEVVYPSDDRLAARAHEARRRRDEPTEGP, encoded by the coding sequence GTGCGACTGCGACTCGATCTCTCCTACGACGGCGCAGGGTTCCGGGGCTGGGCCGCCCAGCCCGGTCTGCGCACCGTGCAGGAGACCGTCGAGACCTCGATCGCCACCGTCCTGAGGCTCGAGGAGCGGCCCTCGCTCACGTGCGCGGGCCGCACCGATGCCGGGGTGCACGCCCGCGGCCAGGTGGCCCACGTGGACCTCGACGACACCGTGCAGCCCGACCAGCTGGCCCGTCGGCTCCGCCGGATCCTGCCCGACGACGTCGTCGTGCACGCGGTCACCGCCGCTCCGGACGGGTTCGACGCGCGGTTCGCCGCGGTGGAGCGCCGCTACGCCTACCGCCTCCAGGACCAGCCCGGACGGCTCGACCCGTTGGCCCGGGCGCACGTGGTCGCGTGGCCGAAGCCGCTCGACGTCGAGGCGATGAACGCAGCCGGGGTGCTGCTGACCGGGGAGCACGACTTCGCCGCGTTCTGCCGCCGACGCGAGGGCGCCACGACGATCCGGACCCTGCTCGAGCTGACGACGACCCGCTCCCCCGGCGACGGGCTCCTCGTCACCACGGTGCGCGCCGACGCGTTCTGCCACTCCATGGTGCGTGCCCTGATGGGTGCGCTCGTGGCCGTCGGCGGGGGTCGGTACGAGCCGTCCTGGGCGCGCGACGTGCTGCGGACCGGTGAGCGCGACCCCCGCGTGAAGGTGATGCCGGCCCACGGGCTGGTGCTCGAGGAGGTCGTGTACCCGTCCGACGACCGGTTGGCCGCCCGAGCCCACGAGGCACGCCGACGTCGCGACGAGCCCACCGAGGGCCCCTGA
- a CDS encoding metallophosphoesterase family protein — protein sequence MRTGPVVLASMALLVGGCSAAPDEDRSAPVVESDAVPAASTGTPPMAVVLTPAATSASQVVTWRSVKAWGNQRVVAQPVGGGTQVRAAARRKAATSVRDSGSARPAYTATLTGLEPGTRYRYRVVNNGGSAGDYHFTTSAAELEPWTFLTLGDTQVANADRPAAIVKAAVNRFPSANLVLHAGDVVNHPWVHQEWVDLMAALAPVRTSRNVVASIGNHEQCILVRDCRSGDAQGFRTYFSSPSNGVSGQRPTWYRFDQQGVRFVVLDSFGSDLAAQARFLDAQLQDNPNRWSVVLLHAGPFASRADRTNSAVFSTVLPVIEKHDVDLVLSGHDHVFSSGYRGDPDSTVFATSVSGPKFYEISRADWDRRGATRARWAERISTYQVVDVAADTLRFRSIVASKGSGSTPSIAYGAALDDVTITKDADGDKSVTRR from the coding sequence ATGAGGACCGGACCGGTGGTACTGGCGAGCATGGCCCTGCTGGTGGGCGGCTGCTCCGCGGCGCCGGACGAGGACCGTTCCGCACCCGTGGTCGAGAGTGACGCCGTGCCGGCCGCGAGCACCGGGACGCCGCCCATGGCGGTCGTGCTCACCCCAGCGGCGACCTCGGCCTCGCAGGTCGTCACGTGGCGCTCGGTGAAGGCGTGGGGCAACCAGCGCGTCGTCGCGCAGCCGGTCGGTGGCGGCACCCAGGTGCGCGCGGCGGCCCGGCGCAAGGCCGCGACGAGCGTGCGCGACAGCGGCTCGGCCCGCCCGGCGTACACCGCGACGCTGACCGGCCTGGAGCCCGGAACGCGCTACCGCTATCGGGTGGTCAACAACGGTGGCAGCGCGGGCGACTACCACTTCACGACGTCAGCGGCCGAGCTGGAGCCCTGGACGTTCCTCACCCTGGGCGACACCCAGGTGGCCAACGCCGACCGCCCGGCCGCCATCGTCAAGGCCGCGGTGAACCGCTTCCCCTCGGCCAACCTCGTGCTGCACGCCGGCGACGTCGTGAACCACCCGTGGGTCCACCAGGAGTGGGTGGACCTCATGGCCGCGCTCGCCCCGGTGCGGACGAGTCGCAACGTGGTGGCCTCCATCGGCAACCACGAGCAGTGCATCCTCGTGCGGGACTGCCGCTCGGGCGACGCGCAGGGGTTCCGCACCTACTTCTCGTCGCCGTCCAACGGCGTCTCCGGCCAGCGACCCACCTGGTACCGCTTCGACCAGCAGGGCGTCCGCTTCGTGGTGCTCGACTCCTTCGGCTCCGACCTCGCGGCCCAGGCCCGCTTCCTGGACGCACAGCTGCAGGACAACCCGAACCGGTGGAGCGTCGTGCTGCTGCACGCCGGTCCGTTCGCGTCGCGGGCGGACCGCACCAACAGTGCCGTCTTCTCGACGGTCCTGCCCGTCATCGAGAAGCACGACGTCGACCTCGTGCTCAGCGGTCACGACCACGTCTTCAGCAGCGGGTACCGGGGCGACCCCGACAGCACGGTGTTCGCGACCTCGGTGTCCGGCCCCAAGTTCTACGAGATCTCGCGCGCCGACTGGGACCGCCGAGGTGCCACCCGTGCGCGGTGGGCCGAGAGGATCAGCACCTACCAGGTCGTCGACGTCGCCGCGGACACGCTGCGGTTCCGCTCCATCGTCGCCTCCAAGGGGTCGGGCTCGACGCCGTCGATCGCGTACGGCGCGGCCCTCGACGACGTGACGATCACCAAGGACGCCGACGGCGACAAGTCCGTCACCCGACGCTGA
- a CDS encoding pilus assembly protein TadG-related protein — MRRQRRDERGAILPLTALIMVIVVGFTAFATDLGVQRVAARDMQAVADVAALDAARKLPTCTTSTLQAAANASLARQGRRVGTSSPLVVTPGHLSSTGAFVAGSGTTGCDAVRITAATTVDYAFAPVIGNDSGSATRTAIGTRSDAAVCFSVGTKTLTLSTSGSAIGPILDRVIKVNGLDVVGYTGLVSLKNVQVPLVDLAAALGVGTPQELAALDVSLQTFTLAAASVVRKQGDLVSATLLESIAARATGLRADVSNFLALDTTGNAALSASVNALDLVGASFVAANGTSALRIDQLGLSLPLGLLNANARIVIVEPPQIACGKAGVTARTAQARVDLETVVGTSLLAYAEISMGVRVGEGSATLSSLQCTGPASVTIAGQTTAARVVGYGGTGSARLTAASLLNPRKDLPLHLKEVVAATNAGSHTFTYPAGAGLPTPANHTFSSNVNFAVEVDNNGLLGGLLSSVTNFLLTVLNPLLEGLLTPLLSSLGIKIGTMDVTMLSRPSCNAVRLAG; from the coding sequence GTGAGGCGCCAGCGCCGTGACGAGCGGGGCGCCATCCTTCCCCTGACCGCGCTCATCATGGTCATCGTGGTCGGCTTCACCGCGTTCGCGACCGATCTCGGGGTGCAGCGCGTCGCTGCGCGCGACATGCAGGCGGTCGCCGACGTGGCCGCCCTCGACGCCGCACGCAAGCTGCCGACCTGCACCACGTCGACGCTCCAGGCCGCGGCGAACGCGAGCCTGGCCCGCCAGGGCCGCCGCGTCGGCACGTCGTCGCCGCTGGTCGTGACGCCGGGCCACCTCAGCTCCACCGGTGCCTTCGTCGCCGGCTCCGGGACCACCGGCTGCGACGCCGTGCGGATCACCGCGGCCACGACCGTGGACTACGCCTTCGCCCCCGTGATCGGGAACGACTCGGGCTCGGCCACACGCACGGCGATCGGGACACGGTCCGACGCGGCCGTCTGCTTCTCCGTCGGCACCAAGACGCTCACGCTCAGCACGTCCGGCAGCGCCATCGGACCGATCCTCGACCGCGTCATCAAGGTCAACGGTCTCGACGTCGTCGGCTACACGGGCCTCGTGAGCCTCAAGAACGTGCAGGTCCCGCTCGTCGACCTCGCGGCGGCCCTCGGCGTCGGCACACCGCAGGAGCTCGCAGCGCTCGACGTCTCGCTGCAGACGTTCACGCTGGCGGCGGCCTCCGTCGTCCGCAAGCAGGGTGACCTCGTGAGCGCGACCCTGCTGGAGTCGATCGCCGCGCGTGCCACGGGTCTGCGGGCCGACGTGAGCAACTTCCTCGCACTCGACACCACCGGCAACGCCGCCCTCTCGGCGTCGGTCAACGCGCTCGACCTCGTCGGGGCGTCCTTCGTCGCCGCCAACGGCACCAGCGCCTTGCGCATCGACCAGCTCGGTCTCAGCCTCCCGCTCGGCCTGCTCAACGCCAACGCCCGGATCGTCATCGTCGAGCCACCACAGATCGCCTGCGGCAAGGCCGGGGTCACCGCTCGCACGGCCCAGGCCCGGGTCGACCTCGAGACAGTCGTGGGGACCTCGCTCCTCGCCTACGCCGAGATCAGCATGGGCGTCCGCGTCGGCGAGGGCTCGGCCACCCTGTCGTCCTTGCAGTGCACCGGCCCGGCCAGCGTGACCATCGCCGGGCAGACCACGGCAGCGCGCGTCGTCGGGTACGGAGGCACGGGGTCGGCCCGACTGACCGCAGCCAGCCTGCTGAACCCCCGCAAGGACCTTCCTCTCCACCTCAAGGAGGTGGTGGCTGCGACGAACGCGGGCAGCCACACCTTCACCTATCCCGCCGGCGCGGGCCTTCCCACGCCCGCCAACCACACCTTCAGCAGCAACGTGAACTTCGCCGTCGAGGTCGACAACAACGGTCTGCTGGGCGGTCTGCTCTCGTCCGTCACGAACTTCCTCCTGACGGTGCTCAACCCCCTGCTCGAGGGTCTGCTCACGCCCCTGCTCTCGTCGCTCGGGATCAAGATCGGCACGATGGACGTCACGATGCTCAGCCGTCCCTCGTGCAACGCCGTCCGCCTGGCCGGCTGA
- a CDS encoding TadE/TadG family type IV pilus assembly protein, with amino-acid sequence MVGPRQARTDDGRSRRRRDDGAAAVEFALVLPIFVALLFGVISYGWMLSYRQGISQAAAEGARAMAVSVSPTGSTVPADRARAAINRSLSSYGVTCTSTGTLTRNGATVGTCSVSTTACTTGSTVQCARIAISHNYRANPLIPSFPGLGITLPTTIGYTTTSEVSS; translated from the coding sequence ATGGTCGGACCACGACAGGCACGCACGGACGACGGGCGATCGCGCCGTCGTCGCGACGACGGTGCTGCTGCGGTCGAGTTCGCCCTCGTGCTGCCGATCTTCGTCGCGCTGCTGTTCGGTGTCATCAGCTACGGCTGGATGCTGAGCTACCGCCAAGGCATCAGCCAGGCCGCCGCCGAGGGCGCCCGCGCCATGGCCGTCTCCGTCTCCCCCACGGGGTCGACCGTGCCGGCCGATCGAGCCCGAGCGGCGATCAACCGCTCGCTCTCCTCCTACGGCGTCACCTGCACCTCGACAGGCACGCTCACCCGCAACGGCGCCACGGTCGGGACGTGCAGCGTCTCCACCACGGCGTGCACGACCGGCTCGACCGTGCAGTGCGCCCGGATCGCGATCAGCCACAACTACCGCGCCAACCCGCTGATCCCGTCCTTCCCCGGGCTCGGCATCACCCTCCCCACCACCATCGGCTACACCACGACCAGCGAGGTGAGCTCGTGA
- a CDS encoding citrate synthase — protein sequence MTRSARHRRPIVTDQTLTVRDNRTGDEYELEITDGTVRASDLGKIGKTEDDPGIAVYDPGFTNTASTRSAVTFIDGEKGILEYRGYPIEQLAESSTFLEVAYLLIHGELPTKEQHDQWVHDITFHTFVHENLKSLMQGFRYDAHPMGMLLSSVGALSTFYPEARAIHDPDVRREQIVRMIAKMPTLGAWSFRHAQGKPYVYPDNELSYTENFLSMLFKMSEPKYDPDPRLAKALDVLLILHADHEQNCSTNAVRSVGSSQVDPYSAVSAGIAALYGPLHGGANEAVLRMLKRIGTKDKIPEFIEGVKNGDEKLMGFGHRVYKNYDPRAKIIKKACDDVFEVTGVNPLLEIAQELEKIALEDEYFVSRKLYPNVDFYSGLIYEALQFPPEMFTVLFAIGRTPGWLAQWLELVDDKEQKIARPKQIYTGDRTLEFVPAEQRWA from the coding sequence ATGACCCGTTCAGCACGTCACAGGAGACCCATCGTGACCGACCAGACCTTGACCGTCCGCGACAACCGGACGGGCGACGAGTACGAGCTCGAGATCACGGACGGCACCGTCCGCGCGTCCGATCTCGGCAAGATCGGCAAGACCGAGGACGACCCCGGCATCGCCGTGTACGACCCCGGGTTCACCAACACCGCGTCGACCCGCAGCGCCGTCACCTTCATCGACGGCGAGAAGGGCATTCTCGAGTACCGCGGGTACCCGATCGAGCAGCTCGCGGAGTCCTCCACCTTCCTGGAGGTCGCGTACCTGCTCATCCACGGCGAGCTGCCCACGAAGGAGCAGCACGACCAGTGGGTGCACGACATCACGTTCCACACGTTCGTGCACGAGAACCTCAAGAGCCTCATGCAGGGCTTCCGCTACGACGCGCACCCCATGGGCATGCTGCTGTCGAGCGTCGGCGCCCTCTCGACGTTCTACCCCGAGGCCCGGGCCATCCACGACCCCGACGTCCGACGCGAGCAGATCGTGCGCATGATCGCCAAGATGCCGACGCTCGGCGCCTGGTCGTTCCGCCACGCGCAGGGCAAGCCGTACGTCTACCCCGACAACGAGCTCTCCTACACGGAGAACTTCCTGTCGATGCTGTTCAAGATGAGCGAGCCGAAGTACGACCCGGACCCGCGTCTGGCCAAGGCCCTCGACGTGCTGCTGATCCTGCACGCCGACCACGAGCAGAACTGCTCGACCAACGCGGTGCGCTCGGTCGGTTCGAGCCAGGTCGATCCGTACTCGGCGGTCTCGGCCGGCATCGCGGCGCTCTACGGCCCCCTGCACGGTGGCGCCAACGAGGCCGTGCTGCGCATGCTCAAGCGGATCGGGACGAAGGACAAGATCCCGGAGTTCATCGAGGGCGTGAAGAACGGCGACGAGAAGCTCATGGGCTTCGGTCACCGCGTCTACAAGAACTACGACCCGCGCGCCAAGATCATCAAGAAGGCGTGTGACGACGTCTTCGAGGTGACCGGCGTCAACCCGCTGCTCGAGATCGCCCAGGAGCTGGAGAAGATCGCGCTGGAGGACGAGTACTTCGTCTCCCGCAAGCTCTACCCGAACGTCGACTTCTACTCCGGCCTCATCTACGAGGCGCTGCAGTTCCCGCCCGAGATGTTCACGGTGCTGTTCGCGATCGGTCGCACGCCGGGCTGGCTGGCCCAGTGGCTCGAGCTGGTCGACGACAAGGAGCAGAAGATCGCGCGCCCGAAGCAGATCTATACCGGTGACCGGACCCTCGAGTTCGTGCCCGCGGAGCAGCGCTGGGCCTGA
- the rplM gene encoding 50S ribosomal protein L13: protein MPTYSPKPADISHQWHVIDAQDVVLGRLAVSAAHLLRGKHKATFAPHVDGGDFVIIINADKVALTGNKRTDKPVYRHSGYPGGLKQIAYGDLLEKDARKAIEKSVRGMLPKNRLGDKIIKKLKVYAGPEHPHAPQQPQPYEIKQISQ from the coding sequence GTGCCTACGTACAGCCCCAAGCCTGCTGACATCAGCCATCAGTGGCACGTCATCGATGCTCAGGACGTCGTCCTGGGCCGTCTTGCCGTGTCGGCCGCGCACCTGCTGCGCGGCAAGCACAAGGCGACCTTCGCCCCGCATGTCGACGGTGGTGACTTCGTCATCATCATCAACGCCGACAAGGTGGCGCTGACCGGCAACAAGCGCACCGACAAGCCGGTCTACCGTCACAGCGGCTACCCGGGCGGGCTCAAGCAGATCGCGTACGGCGACCTGCTCGAGAAGGACGCCCGCAAGGCCATCGAGAAGTCCGTGCGCGGCATGCTGCCGAAGAACCGCCTCGGCGACAAGATCATCAAGAAGCTGAAGGTCTACGCCGGCCCGGAGCACCCGCACGCGCCGCAGCAGCCCCAGCCGTACGAGATCAAGCAGATCTCCCAGTGA
- the rpsI gene encoding 30S ribosomal protein S9: MADTTETDVPTTTDGVYTSETSPSAEIATSKSLVAPGAATGRRKEAVARVRIVPGSGQWTVNGKPLEDFLPNKLHQQIAKEALAATGLEGSFDVVARVTGGGMTGQAGALRLGVARALNAIDEEVNRPLLKKAGLLTRDARIKERKKAGLKKARKAPQYSKR, translated from the coding sequence GTGGCTGACACCACCGAGACCGACGTCCCCACCACCACCGACGGCGTCTACACCTCCGAGACCTCGCCGTCCGCGGAGATCGCGACGAGCAAGTCCCTCGTGGCCCCCGGCGCGGCCACCGGCCGCCGCAAGGAGGCGGTCGCCCGCGTGCGCATCGTCCCCGGCTCCGGCCAGTGGACCGTCAACGGCAAGCCGCTCGAGGACTTCCTCCCGAACAAGCTGCACCAGCAGATCGCCAAGGAGGCCCTGGCGGCCACCGGCCTCGAGGGCAGCTTCGACGTCGTGGCTCGCGTCACCGGCGGCGGGATGACCGGCCAGGCCGGCGCGCTGCGCCTCGGCGTGGCCCGTGCCCTCAACGCCATCGACGAGGAGGTCAACCGTCCGCTGCTGAAGAAGGCCGGACTGCTGACCCGCGACGCTCGCATCAAGGAGCGCAAGAAGGCCGGCCTCAAGAAGGCCCGTAAGGCTCCTCAGTACAGCAAGCGCTGA